The proteins below come from a single Papaver somniferum cultivar HN1 chromosome 11, ASM357369v1, whole genome shotgun sequence genomic window:
- the LOC113322715 gene encoding 60S ribosomal protein L9 codes for MKTILSSETMDIPDGVKIKVKAKMIEVEGPRGKLIRNFKHLNLDFQLIKNAETGKKQLKVDAWFGSRKTSASIRTALSHVNNLITGVTKGYRYKMRFVYAHFPINASITNGNKGIEIRNFLGEKKVRKVDMLDGVSIVRSEKVKDELVLDGNDVELVSRSCALINQKCHVKNKDIRKFLDGIYVSEKGTVEVEE; via the exons ATGAAGACCATCTTGTCTAGCGAAACCATGGATATACCAGATGGAGTGAAAATCAAAGTGAAAGCAAAGATGATTGAGGTTGAAGGACCAAGAGGAAAGTTGATCAGAAACTTTAAGCATCTTAACTTAGATTTTCAGCTCATCAAGAATGCTGAAACTGGGAAGAAACAGCTTAAAGTTGATGCCTGGTTTGGATCCAGAAAGACTTCTGCTTCAATTAGAACTGCACTTTCTCATGTTAACAATCTTATTACTGGTGTTACTAAAGGGTACCGTTACAAGATGAGATTCGTGTATGCGCATTTTCCCATCAACGCTTCAATCACCAACGGAAACAAGGGTATTGAGATCCGTAACTTTCTTGGAGAGAAAAAG gtGCGAAAGGTTGATATGCTTGATGGAGTGAGTATTGTCAGGTCAGAGAAGGTCAAGGATGAGCTTGTGTTGGATGGTAATGATGTTGAGCTCGTCTCCAGGTCTTGTGCCTTGATCAACCAG AAATGCCATGTGAAGAACAAGGATATCAGGAAGTTTTTGGATGGTATCTATGTGAGTGAGAAAGGGACTGTTGAGGTCGAAGAATAA